Part of the Bacteroidota bacterium genome, TGGCTTATTGAACGCTTTGCTTCAAAGAAAAAAGAATTACCAACAGAATCATGAAACAATATGGATTGATCGGATATCCTCTTTCACATTCTTTTAGCAAAAAGTTTTTTGAACAAAAATTCATTGATCATGGCTTGCATGATCATGAATTCATCAATTTTGAGCTCAATTCTATTGATAAATTCACAGACCTACTAAGCAATCAACCCAACTTATCAGGCTTAAGCGTTACCATTCCCTATAAGGAAGCAATAATCCCTTTTTTAGATGAATTGGATTCAACTGCAAAAGAAGTAGAAGCAGTGAACACCATAAAAATAACCAAATCCAATAATTCGATTACAACCAAAGGATTCAATACAGATGTCTTTGGTTTTGAAGAGTCTTTAAAACCACATTTTAAAACAGAACATTATAAAGCCCTGATTCTTGGTAGCGGTGGGGCTTCCAAGGCTGTTGCTTTTGCATTAAAAAAGTTAGGTATTGCCTATCAGATCGTATCTCGCTCCAAAGGAGATATCCTTTATAAAAATATTGATAAGCAAATTATTGAAAAACATTTGCTTATTGTCAATACAACTCCACTTGGTATGTTTCCAAACTTTGACACCTCTCCGGCTATTCCTTACCACTATCTTGGTAAAAAGCATTTGGTATTCGATTTGGTTTACAATCCAGCAAAAAGCTCCTTTCTCAGTCAATCCGAAAAAAATGGAGCGCAGATAGTAAACGGTATAAAAATGCTCGAATTGCAAGCGAATAAGGCTTGGACAATTTGGAATTCCTAATTTCCAGGACAAAAATTCATAAAACTCATTTTAATTATATTTCTCCTGTAAAAAACAAAAATTTTGTTCAAACTATAATTCAAAATTTATATGCTCAGTCGGAATCACTTCGCTTTTACATGATTTTTTCATTTGTCTGTAGGTAATTTCAAACGAAAAAAAATTCATGTATATTTGAAACTCATCCTCTCTGCTATGAATGGCAATACAACAAAACCTTCCCTAAATTATACTAAACTTTTCATTGGAATTATTGCTTTTGTTCTAGTTGCTTTTCTATTAAAATCAAGAGATGTTCCAAGTGAAATCAGCTATACGGCTGCTATCGCGGTTTTAATGGCTATTTGGTGGGTAACCGAGGCTATTCCAATAGGAGCAACATCTCTGCTTCCGATTATCCTTTTTCCGTTATTTGGTATTTTGAATGGAAAAGATATTTCGAATGCCTATATCAATTACATCATATTTCTGTTTATCGGTGGTTTTATCATGGCTTTAAGCATTGAAAAATGGGATCTACATAAACGAATTGCGCTGAAAATACTTTCCATTGCTGGTGGAAGTCCTTTTCGAATATTAAGTGGCTTTATGTTAGCATCCTGGATTTTATCTATGTGGATGTCAAATACGGCAACAGCCATGATGATGCTTCCCATAGCATTTTCTATTTCCAAGGAACTTGAAAATGTATACACACCCCAAAAAGTGAAGTCGCTAAACACAGGAATTCTACTTGGTATTGCATATTCCTGCTCCATTGGTGGAATTGCTACATTGGTAGGAACACCGCCTAATCTTTCTTTTGTACGAATTTTCAGTATTATTTTTCCACAAGCTCCTGAAATATCTTTTGCTCAGTGGTTACTTTTTGCACTACCATTAAGTGTTTGCATGTTTGTTTGCGCTGTTTTAATAATCTATTTGATTTATAAACCAAAGGATGAGATAAAAAGTCTGAAAGCGAGTTTCTTCAGAGATCAATATCTTCAATTGGGAAAGATTACAGTCGAGCAAAAAAGGGTTTTCGTGTTGTTTATCACATTAATATTCCTTTGGATATTTCGAAATCCTTTGGAATTGGGTTTCATTAAAATTCCCGGCTGGAGTGAATTATTCCAAAAACCTGAATTGATTAACGATGGCACTGTGGCTATATTTTTAGCATTATTACTATTTATTATTCCATCATCAAAAAAAGGTCAGGCATTGGTAAACTGGGAAATCACTTTAAAAATCCCTTGGCAAATTGTATTTTTATTCGGTGGAGGATTTGCTTTAGCTAAAGGATTCATTGATTCAGGTTTATCGGAATTTATTGGACAGCAACTTGTTGCTGCAAAAGAGCTTTCCTCTCCTTTACTTATTGGAAGTTTAACAGGCATAATGACCTTTTTAACAGAATTCACATCCAATACTGCCACAACAGAAATGCTTCTACCTGTAGTTGCCGGTTTAGCTATTACCATCAAGGTTCATCCTTTGTTACTTATGCTGCCTATAACATTAGCCGCATCCATGGCCTTTATGTTTCCTGTAGCAACTCCTCCTAATGCAATTGTTTTTGGAAGTGGTCGATTACGCATGATGGATATGCTTAAAACAGGAATTTGGCTAAATCTAATTGCAATCGTGCTGATTACTTTTTTCACCTTGGTTTGGGCAAATATTATTCTGCCATTCGACATACTAAGCTACCCCACATGGGCACCCTAAATTGTTTTCCTGTTACTTAGAACCCTTATGAATATTGATTTACTAATTGAAATAAGAGTATTATTACATAAATTCGTGCATTGATATAATGTTTAAAAGAGTAACATATACTGCCATTACACTCTGTATTGTTTTTACAATCAGTAGTTTTAGTCATCTCTTTGCGCAAAAACAAGGAAATATTTGGTATTTCGGTGAATATGCAGGTATAAACTTTAATTCAGGCTCACCAGTTCCATTAGGCAACAGCGCCATGTTTCAATACGATGGTTGCGCCACAATTTCAGATGATAAGGGGAAACTTCTTTTTTATACCAATGGACTGACCATTTGGAATAAGAATCATCAGGTAATGGACAATGGAAATGGCTTACATGGTGGTTATCCTTCAACTCAATCATCCGTTATTGTTCAAAAACCATTAAGCGATAGTATTTATTATGTTTTTACTGTTGATGATGTTACAGGACCCCAAGGGCTTAAATATTCAATTGTTAGCATGAATAGATCAAGTGGACTTGGTTCGGTAATTTCAAAGAACAACCCACTTTTAACTCCCACAACAGAAAAAGTGACAGCAATAAAACACAGAAATGATACTAGTGTTTGGGTTATTACACATGGTTGGGACACCACGGCCTTTTTTGCTTATAGAATTGACTCCGCAGGTCTTAACACTACTCCCATAGTTAGCAATGTTGGTGTTAAACATGGAGGTTCTCTTAGTAAAGCTGCAGGTTATTTAAAAGCCTCTCCTGATGGAAAAAAACTGGCATTAGCCATTCAAAGTAATGTTGGTGTTGTTGAAATTCTGAAATTCGATGATAGTTCAGGTGTTGTTTCTGATGCAAATACAATTACTTCAATAAAAGATCCATATGGTATAGAGTTCTCACCTGATGGTACTAAACTTTATGTTACTTCCCGAAGTTATGGCGAAATATATCAATTCTTTTTGCTTGCAGGCACAAAAGCTGATATCAGAGCCAGTAAAATACAAATTGGCAATTCTGGATCACAGGTTGGTGCCATGCAAATTGCCATTGATGCTAAAATATATGTAGCACGAACATCAGGATATTTAGGTGTGATCAGGAACCCAAATGCGTATGGAGCAGCAAGTAAATACAAAGACAATGGGGTTTACTTGGCTGGCCGGAAAAGCAAATATGGTTTACCAACTTTCAACCAAAGTTATTTCTTCAATCCCGAATTTCAGTATTTCAATCAGTGCTATGGCGATACGACCAAATTCATTGTCTCAAATTCAAGTTTAGTTGATTCAGTAGATTGGAATTTTGGCGATCCTACATCTCCCGTAAATACCTCCGACAGCATGAAAACTTCTCACTATTATACCGCAGCGGGTGATTATGAAGTGGGTATTCTCATTTATCTACAAACTGGAAAAGTCGACACGATAAATTGGACGCTAAACATACATGAAAAACCAAAATCTGATTTTACAATTAACGATAGCACACAATGTTTAAATGAGAATTCTGTATTTTATCTGAATAATTCTACCATTACCAATGGTGATTTATCATACATCTGGAGTTTTGGAGACTCGATTGGTAGTGTGTTGGAAAATCCTTATCATACATATTCTGTTGAAGACACTTTTGATGTAGGCCTAATTGCCATATCAGATGAAGGCTGTAAGGACACAACTTGGAAAAAAATGATTGTTTTTCCTTCTCCCAGGGCAAAATTCACCATGAACGATAGTGCACAGTGTTTTGATAAAAACAAATATGAATTTAAAAATCGAACGACAATCAGTTCAGGTAATCTAAGTTATAGTTGGGATTTTGGTGATGGATCGGGTACTGGTTATAAAAATCCTGTTCACACCTACACAACAGCTGATACTTTCTTGGTTACTTTAATTGCAACGTCAAATATCGGATGCAAGGATACAGTTGAAAAAATTGCCTTTGTTCATATACATCCCACTCCCATCAGTGCATTTGCTATTGATGATAGTTTCCAATGTTTTGACGACAATCATTTTAAGTTTACTAACAATTCCTACTTGAGCTCAGGTACGATGAGTTATAAATGGCTATTTGATGATGGTGATTCTTCTTTATTGAGTGAACCAGATCATATTTATTCTTTATCGGGAAATTATGACGTGTCCCTAGTCGTAACCTCAAACTGGGGATGTAAGTCAAAATTAATTCACAAAGCCTATGTTAATCCCGAACCACGGGCTGCCTTTGAAATTGATGACACTACACAATGTCTGAGAGACAACACCGCCAAATTTACGAACAAAACTCATATTGATTTTGGAGCAGTCAACTATGTATGGGATTTTGGTGATGGATTTACATCCAATTTAACCAGTCCTGATCATCAATATGCCACTCATGATACTTTTCAGATTAGTATGATCGTCTCATCAACAGCTGATTGTCATGACACAGCTTATGGCCAAATATTTATTTATCCAATGCCTCTGGTCGATTTTCGAATTAACGATAATACCCAATGTTTGTCAAATAATAGTTTTCAATTCATTGATGAATCGACAATTTCACCTGGTATTATTTCTGAGTTTAATTGGGATGCCGGTGATGGATATACATCCAATGTTCAGCATATAAGTCATTCCTATACACAAGATGGAAGTTATGATGTCAAACTTGCATTGGTTTCAGATTTTGGTTGTCGCGATTCACTTATCAAAAAAGTATTTGTTTTTCCTATGCCAGATGCAGGTTTTTCGATAAACGATGACAGGCAATGTTTAAATGATAACTTCTTCGTTTGTATAGATAGTTCTACTATTTCCAGTGGAACCATTAATTCCTATTTATGGGATATGAATGATGGAAAAACCTATGTACAAAGTTCTGCCTATCACAATTATGCAAATCCAGGCACCTACAATATCAAATACAAAGTAACATCAAATCAAGGCTGTGAAGACTCCATCGTAAATCCTGTTCTTGTATATCCAATGCCTGATGTGAAATTTGAGATCAATGATGATGACCAATGTATCAATGGAAATAGTTTTGTATTTCTTGATAAAACAACCATTAGCTCTGGAACATTGCAGGATCGATTGTGGGATTTAGATGATGGAACTCAGGCAAGCACGAATAATGTGACACATCACTACAACGCCTACAATACGTATAAGGTTAAACTTAAAATCACA contains:
- a CDS encoding shikimate dehydrogenase; amino-acid sequence: MKQYGLIGYPLSHSFSKKFFEQKFIDHGLHDHEFINFELNSIDKFTDLLSNQPNLSGLSVTIPYKEAIIPFLDELDSTAKEVEAVNTIKITKSNNSITTKGFNTDVFGFEESLKPHFKTEHYKALILGSGGASKAVAFALKKLGIAYQIVSRSKGDILYKNIDKQIIEKHLLIVNTTPLGMFPNFDTSPAIPYHYLGKKHLVFDLVYNPAKSSFLSQSEKNGAQIVNGIKMLELQANKAWTIWNS
- a CDS encoding SLC13/DASS family transporter → MNGNTTKPSLNYTKLFIGIIAFVLVAFLLKSRDVPSEISYTAAIAVLMAIWWVTEAIPIGATSLLPIILFPLFGILNGKDISNAYINYIIFLFIGGFIMALSIEKWDLHKRIALKILSIAGGSPFRILSGFMLASWILSMWMSNTATAMMMLPIAFSISKELENVYTPQKVKSLNTGILLGIAYSCSIGGIATLVGTPPNLSFVRIFSIIFPQAPEISFAQWLLFALPLSVCMFVCAVLIIYLIYKPKDEIKSLKASFFRDQYLQLGKITVEQKRVFVLFITLIFLWIFRNPLELGFIKIPGWSELFQKPELINDGTVAIFLALLLFIIPSSKKGQALVNWEITLKIPWQIVFLFGGGFALAKGFIDSGLSEFIGQQLVAAKELSSPLLIGSLTGIMTFLTEFTSNTATTEMLLPVVAGLAITIKVHPLLLMLPITLAASMAFMFPVATPPNAIVFGSGRLRMMDMLKTGIWLNLIAIVLITFFTLVWANIILPFDILSYPTWAP
- a CDS encoding PKD domain-containing protein; its protein translation is MFKRVTYTAITLCIVFTISSFSHLFAQKQGNIWYFGEYAGINFNSGSPVPLGNSAMFQYDGCATISDDKGKLLFYTNGLTIWNKNHQVMDNGNGLHGGYPSTQSSVIVQKPLSDSIYYVFTVDDVTGPQGLKYSIVSMNRSSGLGSVISKNNPLLTPTTEKVTAIKHRNDTSVWVITHGWDTTAFFAYRIDSAGLNTTPIVSNVGVKHGGSLSKAAGYLKASPDGKKLALAIQSNVGVVEILKFDDSSGVVSDANTITSIKDPYGIEFSPDGTKLYVTSRSYGEIYQFFLLAGTKADIRASKIQIGNSGSQVGAMQIAIDAKIYVARTSGYLGVIRNPNAYGAASKYKDNGVYLAGRKSKYGLPTFNQSYFFNPEFQYFNQCYGDTTKFIVSNSSLVDSVDWNFGDPTSPVNTSDSMKTSHYYTAAGDYEVGILIYLQTGKVDTINWTLNIHEKPKSDFTINDSTQCLNENSVFYLNNSTITNGDLSYIWSFGDSIGSVLENPYHTYSVEDTFDVGLIAISDEGCKDTTWKKMIVFPSPRAKFTMNDSAQCFDKNKYEFKNRTTISSGNLSYSWDFGDGSGTGYKNPVHTYTTADTFLVTLIATSNIGCKDTVEKIAFVHIHPTPISAFAIDDSFQCFDDNHFKFTNNSYLSSGTMSYKWLFDDGDSSLLSEPDHIYSLSGNYDVSLVVTSNWGCKSKLIHKAYVNPEPRAAFEIDDTTQCLRDNTAKFTNKTHIDFGAVNYVWDFGDGFTSNLTSPDHQYATHDTFQISMIVSSTADCHDTAYGQIFIYPMPLVDFRINDNTQCLSNNSFQFIDESTISPGIISEFNWDAGDGYTSNVQHISHSYTQDGSYDVKLALVSDFGCRDSLIKKVFVFPMPDAGFSINDDRQCLNDNFFVCIDSSTISSGTINSYLWDMNDGKTYVQSSAYHNYANPGTYNIKYKVTSNQGCEDSIVNPVLVYPMPDVKFEINDDDQCINGNSFVFLDKTTISSGTLQDRLWDLDDGTQASTNNVTHHYNAYNTYKVKLKITSAVGCIDSLVQNVSVNPMPDASFIVDKSAQCLNGNLFNFSSSSTIPNGIITVNYWKFGDGGTSSVPNTSHSYLNDNTFTVKLRVSSQKGCSDSTSSAVIVYPMPVAAFSISNACLDENTNFTDETTINNPDMLSDWDWKIDGVSFSNAQNPQNMFSASGVYRIDLDVNSNHNCKDQTFDFVRINEHVSQNQLIRASVLEKDQILLEWTPSLTGSPSKYLIQRSSDGISYAPIIEKSASANSHIDKSVNTSDVSYSYRIQVTDSCDYLTPYTNIGKTILLNVSADGEAPELTWTPYEDWSNGVSYQEIQLKDDNGFFNTIISKSPTEFSFTDEQTVDLLDEYCYRIRAVENNTLVESYSNEDCISVPLLVWPPNSFTPNRDGVNDEFIVKGKYITSFSIQIFNRWGELMFESDDITKSWNGKYKDQLCQTGVFYFRIVAVGTKEQKEVITGTISLIR